The genomic interval ACAGCCATGTATTTGATGCATTTGAAGTTAATTAAGATTAAGAAAAGTTAATCAAAGTGTTAATCAACGTTAGCAATTTCCTAGATATTGCATAAGAGTTTTTAGCATGTCATATCTCaccaaacagaaaaaaaaaatctttgactTTTTGCAACTAAAGTTGGATCAAGATTGACAAATGGCACATCACTTGatattacttgtttatttttcttggatatgATTCAATTAGTCATCTAATCTGTTTAATTAGTGTTCATCTTGTCAAATTAATATGAGAAATTGTCAGTTACAAGCATTATTATTtctgttgttgctgttgttttcAGCAACTCAAGATCAAATTCATTTGAAGTTGATTGATAAACCAAAAACATGTGAATTTGTAATCACTgttaattagattttttttttccttatagtTCTGATTACGGATGAATTCAATTGAATATCTTTGATGAGATTGGGTTAATTTCGAGCTCCGCTAAATGTTGTTCCAAAACATTTTCAAGTCACTTCCGGAAAGTTTTTGATCATGATAGAGTTAAATTGTAAAATTCAATCGCCACGGTTGAAAGAAACCTCGAGTTTTTTTTGCACTTGCGTCAATAAAACGGGAAGCTAAACTCTAGCATAAATCTCGACTAACACCCCGATCTTCCAACCTATGAATATCTACTACGGCAGTTATTTTCAAGGTAACACAggctttttctattttgttattttatccATCTCCAGTggatcctttttattttatttaattccttTTTCTATAGATATTTGTTACAACTatctcatttattgttttgtagTTTTGTAATCATACAgtattgattttaaatttttaataaaattataatttatctatttttaattattattttaacttgataataaaaatagatccataaactaaaaataattgcTATGAAGCTAACATTTTTCCGAAGTTATGTGGGTGGATGAAATAAGAAACATACgcaaatataatcaataatcaattgaAAGTTTTTAAAGTTTAAGTAACAGAGAATTAAGTttgggtttttttgtttgtgcaCTCCACTCTACAGAGAGTTTAATGCTTGCACTCTCAGATTTCATTTTAGTTTGAAAACAATActtaaattaaagaaatcagacaaacaaacaaacatcaaatcaagatttggtaatgaaatattattaattcaacttttcataaatttaacttaaaaataaacagTCAAATTCCATTCTGTAGATTGCCAAATAGTCCctttttgtataaataatttatttttagtccATGTGGGTCACCTCTTAATCATTTTTCATGAAATCtgattattaacaaaaaaaaaaaaatttaaaaaacaaatgaatggaattaaaaaaactgagaaattAATTGTGGAagctcaaaaatatttattttcttatttaattattcacCAATAAAtcaatttctctatttttttataatctatttAAATCTCACCAACTTTTTTTAGTGCTAAATAATGGAAGTCTGATTGGGCACCAATTGATACAAATGGAAACAATATTCTCAAGAACGGAGCTAAAATAGAAGGCATCAAAGCATCATCCATTAATAATGTTCCAATGATTGAGACCttttaaatctaattaattttttaatctcaaGAATTATCCAAATCTTAATTAATCCACTAAACTTTAGAATAATCAAACTCTCTTATAGTTTCTAAACTGAGAATATTCGTCAAAGTTTAATGAATGCTTCTTTGAACACTATATCAATTGAATCATGCTTTAAATTAAAGTGTAAATAAAGatagaaattaattattaaaaattaatagtatACGGATCAATAATTGAGAACACACGCAATAAAAAAAGTGCATAAATTATAGTCATGGGCATCCGGACCACACCAAAGATccaattatgtatttatttatttattttatgaatgaGTGATAAATGccctaaattataaaaaatatagataaatgcGGAGGCATATCAATTTATAGtaatttatttgtctttttagAAAATCCTCCATCATGCAACTTTggataaaaatactatttttttcataaaaaattcacACCCAGATATAAACAGTATTGGACCCGAGTATTATATAAATAGtataataacatattatataataaaagattCTAATCCTTACACTCTTGTGTCATACCTATTTAACggttaatataagttttttaaataaaaaaacaaaatgaaaatacaactatttcattaaataattattctagctttaaataattacaatctTAAGGATCAAAAcgtaattttaagaaaaatttgcCGACGTGGTTCctgtgataaataaataaatataaaacgaGGGTGTTTTTAGCAAAGAAGGGAACGGTTGGAAGCCTCGCGCCGCAACTGTTGCCGTATGACGTGTCAGCATCTGGACCGCATGGCGTATACGCATGGGCGGGAATAGTTTGATGACTGACACGTGGCGGTAATCTTAGCCGGTTAATCTCAACTTTCAGTATATAAACTCCTCCAAAGCTGATCGATTTGTCTAATTTCTTCACTTCCGTGTCGACTTCCAACCACTTCCCGGAAAACCAAAGCATTAAGaagagaaaccctagaaaaagcAAGAAGAGAAGGAAACCCTAGTTTTGGGATCGAATTTGGCGTCAAGAAGAGGATTGTTGTTGAGATTTTGAGGATTGAGATTGAGATCAAGATGGTGGCTGGGCCGAACTTGGTTCATCAGAGCATGGCGGTTCTTGATGTGCAGTATCGGTGTGTCGCGAAGGGCGCTGAGGAGATGGTTGATATCTCaacggcggcggcggcggcgacgGTGGTGGTGACGCCGCCTGGTTCTCCGGTTTTCCGTCCGGCGTCGGAGTTGGTGAGTTTCCTGGTGACTTTGGGGGTTTTTGGTGTTTTTGagaattagatttatttttggaGATTCTTGTGGGTATGGTTTTTTTGAGTACTTTTTGTTCAAAAAGTTTTGATCTTTATGTTGTTAATTGGATAAGGATCCGGGTTCTTGCTTCCTGATTCGTTGTTCCTGTTTGGATGTGATTGCTTTGTGTTTTTATAGCTAttgattttggtaattttacttgatttatcatttaattaaagCAAATGATTGTTCATTAGGTATTATTGCTTCTGTATTTAGATCTAAATTTTGCTTCGTTATTGCATTTCGCTTATTGTGTGCTTCTATGGGCTGCtatttaattgtgatatttttcagatgtgttgttgttttgtttgtatcGTTAGTTTGTGAATTGGACTTTGAATATGTGCTAAACATATAGATATTCACTTGTTGATTCAGGATATGAGAGAGTCAGATGCTATTCCAGATGTGGCTTTGGAGGTGAATGTTCTTCCATTTGTGCCGAGCATCCGTTCCGGTAGCTATACGGACATTGGACCTCGGAGATTCATGGAAGACGAGCATATTTGTATTGATGATCTTTCGACTCATATGGGTTCATTGTTCAAGTGTCCTACACCTAGTGCCTTCTATGGGGTATGATGAATTTTTCGGTTGCTTTATTTGCAAACTATTTGTTCGTTCTGTTTGTCGTAATGTTTTTTGGCTTTGTGGTTTAGGTGTTTGATGGTCATGGAGGCCCGGATGCAGCTGCCTTCATAAGAAGGCATGCAATCAGGTTCTTCTTTGAAGACACAGGCTTCCCGCAATCATCGCTGAGGTTGATGATGTCTTTTTTTGGAGGGTGTTGAGAACTCTGTGCGGAAGGCATACCTTGTCGCTGATCTAGCTTTGGCTGATGAGTGCACTGTTAGTAAATCATCTGGGACTACGGTGCTCACCGCATTAGTGCTTGGAAGGTGAGTGTGCATTGTTTGATGATGCCTTTCTGTGGAAAACTATTCTAATTCAATAATCAGTCTTTAACTTCTATCCCTGTCCTAATGGCAATAAATAACTTGAACAAACATTGCTAATGATCTATCCcaagtaaaatatttttgtcattcaATATGATTAGCCTCTCTAAATCATAGCTCCTCTCACTGATTCTCTTGTAAATCATTGGCTGCAGGCTTTTGTTGGTTGCTAACGCAGGGGGATTGTCGAGCAGTCCTTTGTCGGAAAGGTGAAGCCGTGGACATGTCACAAGATCACAGACCCATTCATGCTGCCGAGCACCAGAGGGTCCTGGAATCCGGGGGTTACATTGATGACGGGTACCTGAATGGTGTTCTTTCTGTAAGCCGAGCCCTCGGTGACTGGGACTTAAAGCTGCCTCCGGGCACCCCCTCACCGCTCATCGCAGAGCCCGAGTTCAGGCAGCAATTACTCACTGAAGATGATGAGTTTCTAATCATCGGGTGTGATGGTATCTGGGATGTCATGTCAAGCCAACACGCTGTCAGCATTGTACGCAAAGGCCTTCGGCGGCATGATAATCCTGAACAATGTGCAAGAGAACTCGTCATGGAGGCTCTGAGGCTCAACACTTTCGACAACCTCACGGTGATCATTATATGCTTCACTAGCGAGCAACAGGATTCTTCCCCATCGCGCAATCGCAGGGAGGCACCGATGTTACGGTGCTGTAGCCTCTCTACCGAGGCATTATGCAATCTGAGGAGCTGGCTCGACATTGATCGGGGCgattaaatagagacattgtcATGTGTGTAACTTGTGTTGTACATAATGTACTGATAATAAGTCGACGTTGTTTCGTTTCTTCGGCTGCTTGTCAGCAGTCTCCAGTTTTGTAGGAGTGTTATATCATGTCTTTGTTGTTCCTTGAGTATTTGTTCATGGCTGTGTAGAGATTGTTTAACATTATTATGTcttttatcattatttcttcCAGCTGAGATCTAGTTTACGTGTTTTACTAGAATTGCaaatatttaagaatttttctaaGTTTCAACTCTAGTTTGGTGTAGAGGTTGATGTGTTTCAAGGTTGAAAAATCTAGAGGCAAGTCAGCTGATATTTCTAGAAAGCATTTATTTTAGGCAATACTTTGACCATCTGCTTATTGGAGCACTCTTTTTTCAACTAGAACTCTGAAGATGTTTCATGAAAATTCTCAGATTGGGGGCATCTGGAAAGCAATGTAATAAAATACTGTTCCAAGTGGCAGGCAAAAGAATGGTTCTTTCTGAAAGATGATAAACTAATAGGACAGCAAAGATAGGCAATAACTCCCACCAGCTCTTGCAAAGTCAATTTCAATAGATGAAGGtcatcaacaaataaatgctaACTTGTAATGCTTTCTCTTCAAccaaaataatatacataattcaGTGATACcacatatgtttattttttgtgtcCATGTTACAAAGATGATGTAGAATTTTGAGAAGGATATGTACATGGTCCATTTAGggaaaaagtaaataacataTAGAGTCGCGAAGAACATTGATCTGTTTCAGCCTCTCGTATGAAGCCATCGCCTATCATTGGGTCTGTGAGTTTGTTTGGGGCACTCGACCCAGAGGGATTATAAGATCTACCATGGTTTTGTATTCCTCTGAAGTGATCTTAGCAGGGTTTAGCACCTGGATTACCGAAGATTTCATGTCAGACAAGAAACAAGCTTTGCCAAACAAGAGACACAAAGGTGAAAgcaaatacatatatacatacatatatatatatattacattcaTAGGCATTAAAGATAGATAACAATGATATATGCAGAACAAAGTGCTTCTATACTTCACGACAACAAGCTACTGTGACAATACTCAATTATTTTGGCATTTGAATAGCTAGGAAAAAACAAGATGGAGAATGATTCATCACGCATGGGCCCTGTGAACCTAAATTTATCAAGCATCTCGCTAAATGCATCATATGAGAACATTTGGCATCAAAACAATATTGTTTAGCATTCACCTAAACTTACAAATTGTTAGTGATATCTTGATTTGGAGCTTTTCTTTGTTAGTATAAAAATGACGAGGTGCAAATAATTAGAGTTTATAAAGCAATAGATGGCATGGGAAAGCAGCATGTAAACATCCTGAATTTTGAAAAAGTGTGCATCAAAATTACTGCCCTGAATAAAAATTTGATGATGGAATCATGGAACTTAATTACATATTGACATCTTTCATGGATTCTCATTAaatggaaaaagtaaaaaagatgGAGTTTTAAAAGAACACCTTATGCAATAGTGTATTCCTGCTGGCCATATGCTGAGCAAGAGCTGGAAGCCTGTGCAAAGATAAGGcctcaagaaataaaagaacaatCACATGCCATTGTTTTGTTCTGAAGGCCGGCACAGCCTCGATGAGAGACATTGTATCAAGTAATTGTCCCTGAAACCAAAGGAAAAGAGTTAATACGTGTGGGATTTCAATAATCAAAGCCATAAATCAGGTCCAAAGCCATGATCACATACATCTGCATGTTAGTTGACATTACCCAAACATTGTGACTAGCAACATAAAAGATCAAGAATGTTTTCCTGCATGTAACTATAGTATGACATCCATGGAGAAAAGTAAAATCCATCACGTCCATCTAACATGCAAGATGAGCTACACCTCAACATTTCTATTGAGATAGGTAGATTGATAGCCAAATACGCACGCCTGGGCAATTACTCATGTGAGGaaataaacttatataaaaagtcaaaaccacaaaaaaaaactacaatccGCACCTGTAAGATATAGGTTTTGAAAGTCACATGACATGCAGAtgtataacaacaaaaatagcaaaaaagtcatttaaaaaaataacatttcatATATACAGAGAAATAGGTAATACAGGAACAAACTGGCTAGAGAACCTGGGCGCATACCACAGCTTTCTCTAGAGAGGAAACTGGCAATGATAATCTGAGATCCATAACAAGCGCAGGTATGGCACGACCAACACAAATATCAAGAGTTTGTCTGATCTCAGAAGACTTGCCATCTTGAAGGATAATCTTTCGTGGATACTCCCTTCCATTTACAGTAAGAAAATCTTCATGGGAACTTTCATTGAACCCATAAATGTAGGCTATAGAAGAACTTGTTATCCATCCAAAAAGTGCCATCCACATCGTTGCAAATGATGACAACTAAAGAAGGACATGTGACCTTAAATAAGTATACAAGGAGTAAcctaaaaaaatccaaagtGACCTTTCTACTCACAGTCAGTTTAAAACCCTCAGGTGGAGTATCATGCCACGAATCCTCAACTTCAAACATATCAGTATCAAGAAGCACAGGCTTTGTAGGCCATTTAACACGTCCTCGATCAAGTTCAAACATTTCCTCATCTTCCTCGATGCCccctttttcattattttgcaGTTGTGGCAGGATAATGATTCCAGCTTCAGAAGCTATAAGAGATATAACAAATGCATGTCACCAAGCAGTCAAACCATCAACCCAGTTCTCCTTTTTCTATTGTATGTCAGCGCAACAAAAAATATcccaaattataaatataaaaagggcaataaaaagaagaaacacaTGTACCGGCATCTGTGGCATCTGAAGTTCCTGAGGCAACAGTCTCAGCTGCCCTGATTAAAGCAGCAGCACAAGCCTCGGCAGAAGCAAGCCTCAAATCCTCATCAGCATCATCGTGTGATACTTGTGCATTGCTACTGCCTCCATGGTCAGCATCCTTCTTTTCTGGAGCTTTATAAGTTTCATCTGCCCAAGTAACAGTCTTTCCATCCTTCGATCCACCACTCTTCAAGGAAGACTTCAACACAGCTCCATTTGACACTGTTTCCTTCTCCAAGTGCAACCTCTCTTCCAACTCCTTACCCAACTGCTCTGAGAGATCCTCAAGCACAACAGAATGCTTATTAGGAGGGGTTGCTTTTGACTGTTCACAAACAATTGCAGCCCTCTTAATCTCCTCTTCAGCCTTGCATGCGTTAACCTTTTTCATTGCCTTTCTGTTCCGAGTTTTACCAGAAGTTCTTTCTCTGGGAGAATTTTTCTCTTCAATTGCCAGATTTTCCAATTGTTTAGCAATCATATTTGAAATATCTTGCTGATGTACAGAAGACTTATCGGATTGAGGCACAGATAACTCGTTCTCCATGATTAGACAACTTGTAAATCCCATCTCACCATTACCAGCATCATCCACCATCTTTGTGGATTCATCTTCAGACATATATTTAGCCCCTGCAATGCAGTAGCAAGCTCACTCCTGAATTCACAGAGCAAACCCACAAGGAAACACATATATGAAAAGGAATAAACCAACTATAGCCCCTAAATTCCCAATTCTATAGATATAATACTTGCCAACAATTTTCAACAACAATCACTGCTAATTCAACATTAAAACAATTGCTTAACAGTTTCACTAACTTTCCACAGAACCTGCTAAAAATTCCCGACATTTTCTACAATAACTACACCTGCACGAGATTGAAGCTGAAATTGAAATAAAACAACTTAATCATCATAACTTTTCAACAATCACTACAAATTCAACCATAAAAACCATTGCTTCACAGTTTCACCAAATTTTCACAGAAGATGCTAAAAGTTTTAGTTTTCCCAACAAAAATTACACCAACAAAGCAACTGGAATAACCACAATTAATGcacaaaacaagaataaaaagcaAGGATTTCTACCTTGTTTTCTGTCTCGCAGGGGAACATAGCCTTCAATGGCATCAGATGGTCCCAACCATTCTTCCATGGAGACATCACCATTACCAGCCTGCTCCTTCTCCTTAATCTTCAAATCCCCAATCCCCAACCCTTTTTCTGCAGGCAAGTCCTCATCTTTACCCAACCCAAACACCCTCAAAACCCCATCCACCTTCAAGCTCACATCACCCACTCTCTCCCTCTCCAAGCTCTCTGCAAATGCACGGCTAGAAACTAAGCAAGCTTGGGAGCAGTACTTATAAGTTTCCTCAAGATCATACACTTTGTGCTCCCGGAGTGCAATCCGGTACCGACCCCGACGCCGCTGGGAGTCAGCAGTGGAGGACAAAGCTTTGGTGCAAAGAGGATGACCGCACAGTCGGGCCAAGGACCGTTCTACAACAACATCATCATAATCCGGCTGAGAGAGGAGAGTGCCGGCAGCAAGAAGCTGGCCCTCGGAGGTGGCAGCGCCATCAAGCAATGCTAACTGGATCCGGTGCACAGCATCAGCTATGGTAGCAGAATGCGAGGGCACCGCCATCACTGATCGAATCCTAAGAAATGTATCAGGGTTAGACTAGTTTATATACTTGAACGTTAATTGTAGTTATCCCCTGGAAAATAATAACACATGGTTGGAGAGTTATCTTGTGTTgcaaatgaaaaggaaaaattcaTCTAAACCATCCTAGACTGAGAAAAGGAATAAGAACAACCATCCTTGAATTTTCCCAAGAAAAAATATGCAGCTAAAAAAAAGTGATTCTAAACGAAAACCACACCCAACCAtccaaagaacaagaaaatcacTAAGCAACACAACTAATACATCAAAAAAAGAACGTCTAGTTCTAAATTTCTTGTTTTCAGTGAATTTACAGTTAAAGAGGCTGAACGgccccaacaaacacaaaacccTAGAACATCCAAATCTACAAATTCATCCAACAAGCCAACAAAACCCAAAGTTCCAATTTTTCCATTAATTATAGGAACAAGACCCGCCAAAAACAACCCAAACTACATTCACATCTATCTTCTCCCGAAAATCATACAAAGAGAAACCCGAAAACACCAAAAAGATCACAACATACCTAAAACCACCGAAATTGACAACAATTCGCATATCCACACATTAAAAAGACCCCAAGCCCAATGCACTGCCTGATCTCTACCAAAACTCAAACTTTCATCCACCTATATCCAGAAATCCGCAACCAAACCCTAATAACTACAGTGAAAAACACAATAATCCAAACCTTAGATATCCAGACGTACAAGACTTCGCCTCTCAGATCACCACCGAAATTTGCAGAGAAATCTCATCTAGAGGGTAAACAGCAACGCCCTGGCGATTCTGATGACGTTTGGATCGAGACCTCGAGATCTcgagatcgagagagagagaggaaaaccCTAGGAAGGAAAAACCTTGGAAGGGTCGCAGTTTCTTTCGCTTTTAAAGCGACAGTAACTGGGCCGGCACTGCCCGCTTCCCAGCCCGCCAAGCGTGTGGCccgtttatatttatttatttatttcaattatatatatactaaaatagatggtttttttttaaaaaaaaattcccccgCTCATCCTCACAGATGAtgtattgcatatatatatatacacaaaacttttttaaattacaaaatttaaaattaattaattaattttattttttacaataaatgGAGAGAGAAGGACAAAAAGTTGATCATGTTATAAGTTGATTTTTGAGGGTAAAGGTGTATAGGTCGATATGAATTCTAAGGtgtataaaaacaatatttttttaggtataagtagagaaattatttttttcaaaggatCGGGACTGTAATTTTTCATATCATAagtgcattttttaaaaaaaatgttaaaaaaaaaaaatgtaatacaTACTTATAAGctcattactttttttttctatggtAAATGCACATTTTTAAAGTGGTAATTCtttacaaaaagaaatttttttaatttttttaagcttttttAATTTGTCATTGACCCATAGATCGGAAAGCCGTCtcgtaaaattatatttacataataataataataattctatcattattataataaattaattaagaaaaaaaatataatttcttgccCCAGCCCCCTAGAGTGTTGGATAGGGTTTGTTTTTAgcattttacatatatttttattgtataaattatttatgatagctcaacataaaaatttagattGTGAGACccaataaatttatcattatcataTCACATATATTCAGTTTTAAGTAAATGGATAgctttaaaattatacaaattgaTTGATTATTACAGCGCCCAATCAAAGCATCGAGCTACAGTGTTTTCATATTAGTTGGCCTATACaagttatttatattaatacaaatataatatatatatatataaatatttcacAGAAAAATATTAgctttatgttttaatttggtCCACATTTATACATGGATATATGTAACGTGTCATAAGCGTTTTGAAAAAGTCAGAGTTGAActaattcaaattaatgatatttataataaataaattaaatagtttataAGATGAGAAtataaactaaaaacataaaatttcttCCTGAATTAAAACTTCAATAGGCTCATCCAAACCATCAAACTAGTGGTGACAGCTATAATAACAtggaaaattcaaaataaaaacatacgattatttcAGTTATTAActgttttttttagtgattaTATTTTAACTTCTGTCTTGGATTGCTACCTTGATATCTGCCAATGGCTGTTGGATTAAGTCTAAACAAACAGCATGTTACTAAAATAAAGGATCAAGCTAATTCGGTTGATTGATAACAAGCACACTGTTGTTATTCAAGTGGTTGGATTGAGAAATTGCCTATCAGATTTAAGCTCTTAATCTTTGGTCATGTTTTTTGGTGGGAATAATTCCCATATgaacaaaaaattttcaattgttttgatttaaagactAGTGAGTTAATTGTGCTAGAACAATGAATGGTGTATTCTTTGTCATATAACATGCTGCAAACGATCTATGTTTGCCGGATATGGGGTTTGTGGATAGTCTAAACATCACATTTCTGGTCATAAATACCATACTCAATAACCTGTATGTGAGTGAATAATGCCAAACTATCCAGATGAACAATACCAAAGTTAATCGCAATAAGGTGATATAAGTCGAGTATTTCTTGCAGTCTTTTCCTTGGTTTTGAATGGAATATTTTGTTCTTTCGAGTGGCATCTATGTGTCTTTCCTTTCGATCCTAAATGGCTGTGATTCTTCATGGTGTCCAAACTCATTCCTAGAGCTCAGAATTTCTAGGGCTACTCTATAGTACGTGAAAACTAGTTTGATCCCATTCTTTTCAATTCATTGAACACAAATAAAACATACGGTGATATAGTGTTTGATGTCTCTAGTGCATTTCTACACTTCCCTTGCTATGCAGTTTACATTCTACTTGTGAGGGCAAACCATTCACATTTCCCTAAATGTTTCTGCAAAACTATGTAAGTTCATACTGTACTGAATTTTGGAAACATGTAATTGAAGAGCATTGTGAATGTGTGTGAAGTTTGTGAAAAAAGACTAACAGAAGTTCAGTATCTCCACACATGAGAACCTAGCAAACCAGCTAAGTGAGAAGCaagcattattataaaaaaactcaacaaaattATGAGCCCTAACAGACACCATCATGGGATTCAATGCAATGCAAAGAAGCATAAGCCCAAATTGACAACTCATTACCATAACAAAACTATGACACCATTGACCATTGAActtcaacacacacacacacacacacaccccatAATTTACTCTATTGAATCCAATTTGCTTCAGCAtgataaacaattaaagcagTTCAATTGATAAACACATACCAATAAAAACTTCATCTCATCAACTCCATTTTTTTCACAGTAATCATAAACTAAGCTGTTTCTAAGTCATATTATTCCA from Dioscorea cayenensis subsp. rotundata cultivar TDr96_F1 chromosome 7, TDr96_F1_v2_PseudoChromosome.rev07_lg8_w22 25.fasta, whole genome shotgun sequence carries:
- the LOC120264317 gene encoding putative RNA polymerase II subunit B1 CTD phosphatase RPAP2 homolog, coding for MAVPSHSATIADAVHRIQLALLDGAATSEGQLLAAGTLLSQPDYDDVVVERSLARLCGHPLCTKALSSTADSQRRRGRYRIALREHKVYDLEETYKYCSQACLVSSRAFAESLERERVGDVSLKVDGVLRVFGLGKDEDLPAEKGLGIGDLKIKEKEQAGNGDVSMEEWLGPSDAIEGYVPLRDRKQGAKYMSEDESTKMVDDAGNGEMGFTSCLIMENELSVPQSDKSSVHQQDISNMIAKQLENLAIEEKNSPRERTSGKTRNRKAMKKVNACKAEEEIKRAAIVCEQSKATPPNKHSVVLEDLSEQLGKELEERLHLEKETVSNGAVLKSSLKSGGSKDGKTVTWADETYKAPEKKDADHGGSSNAQVSHDDADEDLRLASAEACAAALIRAAETVASGTSDATDAASEAGIIILPQLQNNEKGGIEEDEEMFELDRGRVKWPTKPVLLDTDMFEVEDSWHDTPPEGFKLTLSSFATMWMALFGWITSSSIAYIYGFNESSHEDFLTVNGREYPRKIILQDGKSSEIRQTLDICVGRAIPALVMDLRLSLPVSSLEKAVGQLLDTMSLIEAVPAFRTKQWHVIVLLFLEALSLHRLPALAQHMASRNTLLHKVLNPAKITSEEYKTMVDLIIPLGRVPQTNSQTQ